The following proteins are encoded in a genomic region of Kosakonia oryzae:
- a CDS encoding helix-turn-helix transcriptional regulator, translated as MGKESSLYLMSVTIQDILQWIERNIAEPLPLGVLAQKSGYSAWHFQRGFKKIAGMSPGMYIRYRKMVIARELLTETNRSITEIALHLGYQQQSTFCRAFREHYQRTPRQYRLQVQTGSVKAIRE; from the coding sequence ATGGGAAAAGAGAGCTCATTATACCTGATGAGTGTAACCATTCAGGATATTCTGCAATGGATCGAGCGTAATATTGCAGAGCCGTTGCCGCTGGGCGTATTAGCGCAAAAATCAGGATATTCCGCGTGGCATTTTCAGCGAGGTTTTAAAAAAATAGCCGGTATGTCGCCAGGAATGTATATACGGTATCGAAAAATGGTTATCGCCCGCGAGTTACTTACCGAAACCAATCGCTCAATTACTGAAATTGCCCTGCATCTCGGTTACCAGCAGCAATCGACATTCTGCCGGGCGTTCCGGGAACATTATCAGCGGACGCCAAGACAGTATCGGCTCCAGGTTCAGACCGGGAGCGTCAAGGCCATCAGAGAATAA
- a CDS encoding (Fe-S)-binding protein, with product MNVNFFVTCIGDALKSRMARNSVLLLEQLGCHVQFPEKQGCCGQPAINSGYIADALPGMKAQIAALEINDDPIISPAGSCMNAIRHYQDWLSDEPEWATRAAKIASRMVDLTSFIVNQLGVTDVGARLPGRAVYHPSCSLFRKLGVHDEPLALLREVRELEIIPFSAQETCCGFGGTFSVKMAEISGEMVKEKVAHLMEAKPDYVIGADASCLINIGGRLQREGHNVRVLHIADVLMSR from the coding sequence ATGAACGTTAATTTTTTTGTTACCTGCATTGGCGATGCGCTTAAATCGCGCATGGCCCGCAACAGTGTATTACTGCTCGAACAGTTGGGGTGTCACGTCCAGTTTCCGGAAAAGCAGGGGTGTTGTGGTCAACCGGCCATTAATAGCGGCTACATTGCCGATGCGTTGCCGGGGATGAAAGCGCAGATTGCCGCGCTGGAAATCAACGACGATCCCATTATTTCTCCCGCCGGATCCTGTATGAACGCCATTCGCCACTATCAGGACTGGCTGAGCGATGAGCCTGAATGGGCCACGCGCGCGGCGAAGATTGCCAGCCGGATGGTCGATCTGACCTCCTTTATCGTTAATCAGCTTGGCGTGACGGATGTCGGCGCGCGCCTGCCGGGACGGGCCGTTTACCATCCTTCATGCAGCCTGTTTCGCAAGCTGGGCGTACACGATGAACCGCTGGCGTTGTTACGCGAAGTGCGTGAGCTGGAGATCATCCCGTTTAGCGCCCAGGAAACCTGTTGCGGTTTTGGCGGCACTTTTTCGGTCAAAATGGCCGAGATTTCCGGTGAGATGGTGAAAGAAAAGGTCGCGCATCTTATGGAAGCGAAACCGGATTATGTGATCGGCGCGGATGCCAGTTGCCTTATTAATATTGGTGGGCGCTTGCAGCGCGAAGGCCACAACGTGCGTGTGCTCCACATTGCTGACGTGCTGATGAGCCGCTAA
- a CDS encoding GNAT family N-acetyltransferase, which translates to MMTQQAPQLETERLILKQFTLEDFHALMACWATPEMVKINGGESPTPETVWTRLLRDIGHWQMLGYGYWAVFEKSTNRYAGSLGFQDAHRDITPALEYPEAGWTLMPEARGKGYATEALAAILLWADKTFSSPVCCIIDEENKRSNYLAERFGFQFQNYVNYRGKQVRLLVRQKALNSAL; encoded by the coding sequence TTGATGACACAGCAAGCGCCACAACTTGAAACAGAACGCCTGATTTTAAAGCAGTTTACGCTGGAAGATTTCCACGCGCTCATGGCATGCTGGGCGACACCTGAAATGGTTAAGATTAATGGCGGAGAGAGTCCAACGCCGGAAACGGTCTGGACCCGTTTATTGCGCGATATCGGGCACTGGCAGATGTTGGGTTATGGTTATTGGGCAGTATTTGAAAAATCAACAAACCGTTATGCCGGGTCGTTAGGCTTTCAGGATGCTCATCGTGATATTACCCCTGCACTGGAATACCCTGAAGCGGGATGGACGTTAATGCCAGAAGCGCGTGGCAAAGGTTATGCAACTGAAGCGCTGGCCGCAATTCTGCTGTGGGCCGATAAAACATTTTCCTCCCCGGTGTGCTGTATTATTGATGAAGAGAACAAACGTTCAAATTATTTAGCTGAGCGCTTTGGCTTCCAGTTTCAAAATTATGTTAACTATCGTGGTAAGCAGGTACGCTTGCTTGTACGTCAGAAAGCGCTCAACTCGGCTTTGTAA
- a CDS encoding LutB/LldF family L-lactate oxidation iron-sulfur protein, translating to MFLKTSNLPFYDRVQQQIDDPVMRHAVANAQDRIGSNRQKMIDELENWPDWRSRAADIRAHVLENLDAYLYQLSEKVSANGGHVFFADTREDATRYILQIAQQKQARKIVKSKSMVTEEIGMNAALEGAGMEVVETDLGEYILQLAKDAPSHVVVPAIHKDRQQIQRILREKLGYEGSETPEAMTRFIRQKIRADFLNADIGITGCNFAVAETGTLSLVSNEGNARLCTTVPRTHIAVMGMERVVPTFAELDIILTMLARSAVGARLTGYNTWLTGPKKSAESDGPEEFHLVIVDNGRSQVLGSPFQDILRCIRCGACMNTCPAYRHIGGHGYGSIYPGPVGAVLSPLLGGYDDFKNLPYACSLCTACDDVCPVRIPLSSLILQHRRTLAESGMTPAMERHTVHLFNYANRHHSLWKVGMVAGARAAQLMIHNGKMPFSIAAIRKWTEARDLPEADGESFRSWFKTHQKQRKNGEEA from the coding sequence ATGTTTCTTAAAACCAGTAACCTCCCTTTTTATGATCGGGTTCAGCAGCAAATTGACGATCCGGTGATGCGCCATGCCGTTGCCAACGCGCAGGATCGCATTGGCTCCAATCGGCAGAAAATGATCGATGAACTTGAAAACTGGCCTGACTGGCGTTCACGCGCCGCAGATATCCGCGCCCATGTTCTCGAGAATCTGGATGCTTATCTCTATCAATTGAGTGAAAAGGTCAGCGCGAATGGCGGCCACGTCTTTTTTGCCGACACCCGTGAAGACGCCACCCGTTATATTTTACAGATTGCGCAGCAGAAGCAGGCGCGCAAAATCGTCAAATCAAAGTCGATGGTGACCGAAGAGATCGGGATGAATGCCGCGCTGGAAGGGGCAGGCATGGAGGTCGTGGAAACCGATCTGGGCGAGTATATTCTGCAACTGGCCAAAGATGCACCTTCGCATGTGGTTGTTCCTGCCATCCATAAAGACCGCCAGCAAATTCAGCGCATTTTGCGCGAGAAACTGGGCTATGAGGGCTCCGAAACCCCGGAAGCGATGACGCGCTTTATTCGCCAGAAGATCCGCGCTGATTTCCTCAATGCCGATATCGGCATCACCGGATGCAACTTTGCGGTAGCGGAAACCGGAACGCTTAGCCTGGTGAGCAATGAGGGCAATGCCCGGCTCTGTACCACCGTGCCACGGACGCATATTGCTGTGATGGGCATGGAGCGCGTGGTTCCTACCTTTGCTGAGCTGGACATTATCCTGACCATGCTGGCCCGCAGCGCGGTGGGCGCCCGGCTGACGGGTTACAACACCTGGCTTACCGGGCCGAAAAAAAGCGCAGAAAGCGACGGGCCTGAAGAGTTCCATCTGGTGATTGTCGACAATGGACGCTCGCAGGTGCTGGGTTCGCCTTTTCAGGATATTCTGCGCTGCATACGCTGCGGTGCCTGTATGAATACCTGCCCGGCCTACCGTCATATCGGCGGGCACGGCTACGGCTCGATTTATCCTGGCCCTGTTGGCGCGGTGCTTTCGCCGTTGCTCGGCGGCTATGACGATTTTAAAAACCTGCCTTATGCCTGCTCGCTATGCACTGCCTGCGATGACGTCTGCCCGGTTCGTATTCCCTTGTCTTCATTGATCCTGCAACACCGCCGCACGCTGGCGGAAAGCGGGATGACGCCCGCGATGGAGAGGCATACCGTCCATCTGTTCAATTACGCTAACCGCCATCACTCGCTGTGGAAGGTCGGGATGGTCGCGGGCGCACGCGCAGCGCAACTGATGATTCACAACGGGAAGATGCCTTTTAGCATTGCGGCTATCCGCAAATGGACGGAGGCCCGCGATCTGCCCGAAGCGGATGGCGAAAGTTTCCGCAGTTGGTTTAAAACGCATCAAAAGCAGCGTAAAAACGGGGAGGAAGCATAA
- a CDS encoding LutC/YkgG family protein yields the protein MENRDAFMQKLAQRLGREPRQIPQPLPVMHSAPLKSRYAGQIQQQPCESFMEYATQVMKAHCELAPLATLPQVAERLCQHYGGGPVVMSGDARLAKAGVTAHLQNAFPTTCWVAPESEENLRNAAAANIGVVFAEYGLCETGGVVLFSSPLQGRAISLLPPTTLFILYKSRLLPGVTQLAEVLQQRVQSAESLPSCINLIAGPSSTADIELIKVVGVHGPLNAVYLLVEDC from the coding sequence ATGGAAAACCGCGATGCCTTCATGCAAAAGCTTGCCCAACGGCTCGGTCGCGAGCCGCGTCAAATCCCGCAACCACTGCCTGTGATGCACTCTGCGCCGCTGAAAAGCCGCTATGCCGGGCAGATTCAGCAGCAGCCTTGCGAGAGTTTTATGGAATATGCGACACAGGTGATGAAGGCTCACTGTGAACTGGCTCCGCTGGCCACGCTTCCCCAGGTTGCCGAACGGCTGTGTCAACATTACGGCGGCGGCCCGGTAGTGATGAGCGGCGACGCCAGGCTGGCAAAAGCGGGTGTTACGGCGCATTTGCAGAACGCTTTTCCGACAACGTGCTGGGTCGCGCCAGAGAGCGAAGAAAACCTGCGCAACGCCGCCGCCGCCAATATCGGCGTGGTGTTCGCCGAATATGGCCTGTGTGAAACCGGCGGCGTAGTCCTGTTTTCTTCTCCGTTGCAGGGCCGCGCCATTAGCCTGCTTCCGCCAACCACGTTATTTATTCTCTATAAAAGCCGCCTACTGCCTGGCGTCACTCAACTGGCTGAGGTTCTGCAGCAGCGGGTGCAGTCAGCTGAATCTCTCCCTTCCTGTATCAATCTTATCGCCGGGCCAAGTTCGACGGCGGATATTGAGCTTATTAAAGTGGTGGGCGTTCATGGGCCATTGAATGCGGTCTATTTGCTAGTTGAGGATTGTTAA